The Candidatus Rokuibacteriota bacterium DNA segment CGCGGCGCCGCGCGGGCGCGGGGCGCGGGCGGGATGGGCGGCGGCGGGTCCTCGCGATCGAAGCGCTCCAGCCGCTCGGCCGCGTCGGGGAAGCCCGCGCGCCACTCGCGCGCGCCCAGGCCAGCGAGAAACACGGTGGCCAGCACGAGCAGGAGCTTCAGCTGCGGGCGCGAGTAGCTCATCTCGCGCCCAGCCTGCCACGTCCCCCCGCGCGCTTCTAGAGTGGCAGATCAGATACACCGCGCTACGGCGTCAGCGCCGCGCGCGTGATGCTCGTCGTCTCCTTGTTGTGCCACTCCGAGGCGGCGAAGGCCTCGTTGATCTTCTCGAGCGGGTACTTGTGCGAGAGGATCCGGTCCCACGGCCAGCGCGTCTTGGTGCGCACGAGGAAATCGAGCGCGCGCGGGATCACCCACGGGTCGTACTGGATCACGCCCACGATTTTCTTGGAGCCCCAGACGAGCAGGGAGGGCTCGAGCTCGATCGTGGCGCCGCGGCTGATCGTGCCGATCTCGAGGTAGGTGCCGCCCGAGCGCAGCATCTCGATGCCCTCGGGGATGACCGCCGGGAAGCCGACGAAGTCGCAGGCGACATCCGCGCCCACGCCGCCCGTCCACTGGCGGACGAGCTTCACGCGCTCCTTGCGGTCGGGCACGTCCTTGAAGTTCAGCGCGTGATCGGCGCCGAAGGCCTTCGCCAGCTCGAGGCGGCCGGGGATCTGGTCCACCACGATGACCGACGCGGCGCCCATGTCCTTGGCGACGGCCGCAGCATGGACACCGAGAGACCTCCCGCGCCCTGGATGACCACGCTGTCGCCCAGGCGCACGCCCGCCACGTGGAGACCGTAGATCACCTGGGAGAGCACGCAATTGACGCCCGCCACCGCCTCGTCGGGGAGCGCGTCGGGAACCGTGAAGATGGCGCCGCCGGGGCGGAGGTGGTAGTGGTCCGCGAAGGCGCCGTGCAGATGCGGGAAGGCGCCGGGCCCGAGCGGCCGCTCGATCTTGTTCGGGCAGGCGGCCGGTTCCTTGTTGAGGCAGGCGTAGCAGCGGCCGCACGGGTAGAAGTACGTATAGGCGACCCGGTCGCCCTCCTTGAGCGGGCGGCCGAGCGAGTCCGTCTTGACCTTCGACCCGAGCTTCGCCACGCGGCCCGTCATCTCGTGGCCGAAGATCCAGCCGTCGTCGGGGAGGCGGAGCGCCGCGTCCCCGCGCCAGAAGTGGAGATCCGAGCCGCAGACGTTGGCGTGGGTGACGCGGATCAGGACGCCCTCGGGCTCCACCTCGGGGATGGGCACCTCGCGGATCTCGAAGGGCTTGCCCGGCCGAAGAAGACCGCGGCTTTGGCGGTGGCCGGCACGGACGGCCTCCTAGGCCGCGGGTTCTTTTCCGAGCTCGAAGGCGTCGTGGAGCGCGCGCACCGCGAGCTCGGTGTACTTGTCCTCGATGACGCAGGAGATGGCGATCTCGGACGTCGAGATCATCTGGATGTTGATGTTCTCCTTCGACAGCGTCGAGAACACGCGCGCGGCGACACCCGAGTGGCTGCGCATGCCGACGCCGACGATGGAAACCTTGGCGATGCGGTCGTCGGCGGTCACGCCGCCGGCGCCGATCTCCTTGGCGACGGCTTCCAGCACGGTCTCCGCCCGCTGGCGGTCGTCGCGGGGCAGGGTGAACGAGATGTCCGTGGAGCCGTCGCGCCCGACGTTCTGGACGATCATGTCCACGACGATGTTCTGCTTGGCGAGCCCTCCGAAGACCTGGCTGGCGATGCCCGGGCGGTCGGGCACGCGCAGGATGGAGAGCTTCGCCTGACCCCGGTCGTGTGTGATGCCCGTGACCACCACGTCTTCCATGCTGTGATCCTCCCTGGTCACGAGCGTGCCCGGGTCCGGCTTGAAGCTGGAGCGGACGTGCACCGGGACGGCGAACTTCTTGGCGAACTCGACGGAGCGGGCCTGGAGCACCTTGGCGCCGAGGGCGGCCATCTCGAGCATCTCGTCGTAGGAGACGCGCGCGAGCTTGCGCGCCTCCGGCACGACGTTGGGATCGGCGGTGTAGACGCCGTCGACGTCGGTGAAGATCTCGCAGACGTCGGCCTTGAGCGCCGCCGCCAGCGCGACGCTCGTGAGATCCGAGCCGCCGCGCCCGAGCGTCGTGATGTCCCCCGATTCGGTCATGCCCTGGAAGCCCGCCACGACGACGATCTTGCCGGCGTCGAGGGCGGCGTGGATGCGCTCGGCCGTGATGCGCCGGATACGCGCCCGCGTGTGGACGCCGTCGGTGACCATGCCGACCTGCGGTCCAGTGAAGGAGCAGGCGGGGCGGCCCATCGCCTGGAGCGCCATGGCGAGGAGACCGATCGTGACCTGCTCGCCCGTGGCCAGGACCATGTCGATCTCCCGCGGGTCGGGGGCGGGCGTGATGGCGTCCACCAGGGCGACCAGCGCGTCGGTCGTTTTGCCCATGGCGGAGACCACCACGACCATCCGGTGGCCTTTCGCCGCGGATTCGGCCACGCGGCGGGCGACGCTCTTGATCTTCTCGGGGTCGGCGACGGACGAGCCGCCGTATTTTTGGACGATCAGCTGGCCCATGAGGGGGTCATGCTACACGACCCCGTCATCGAGTGTAAAGCCGCTGGGGGTGTAAAGCCGCTGGGGGTGTAAAGCCGCTGGGGGGTGTAAAGCCGCTGGGGGGTGTAAAGCCGCTGGGGGGTGTAAAGCCGCCAGGCCAATTGGCTTCGCCATGCTTTGGGCCGAGCCGTTGCTATCGAGGCAGGTGGCGGCTGCGCGGACCTCCGGGCCCTACGTGACCGCCGGGCCGCCCATCGCCTCCCGGACGGTCCTCGCCGTCCGGACGCGGTTGGCCGGGGCCCGGCTGGCGCTGACGGTACTGCTCGCGGGCCTGTTGGCGCTGCTCGGGTGTCATCTGGCGCCAGCGTTCCGCATTCCGCTCAATGGGCTGGCGCTGCTCGGGCGGCATCTGGCGCCAGCGCTCCGCATTCCGCTCAATGCGCTGACGCTGCTCGGGCGGCAGCCTCTGGAAGCGCTCGTGCGCCGCCTCGAGCTGGCGCCTCCGGTCCTCCGGCAGCGATTGCCAGCGGCGGAAGTCCTCCGTGACGCGAGCCCGGTCCGCCGGCGACATGTTGCGCAGCCGCTGCTGATTCTGCCGGGCGGTCTGTCGCTCCTCAGGCGAAAGGCTCTGCCAGTGGCGGTAGTTCTCTATCGCTCCCTGCCGCTGCTCGGGCGTCATCTCCTTCCACTTCTGGAGATTGCGCTCAGCCTGCGCGCGCTCTTCGGGCGACAGGCGCTCGAGCCCGCGGACGGGAGAATTGCCGGGCTGGGCCGGCGCTGTCGAGGGAGGTGAAGCGGGCGCCTGAGCCCGAGCGACCGTCGGGACGGCCAGACAGGCCGCCAGCGCCAGGGCAGGAAGCCAACCGTACGAGCGATCCGTCAGCATGTCACCTCACCGCCCTTTTGGCCGGCTCGGCAGGGGTCGTGGCCCCCGCCCGAGCCGGCCGGTTGCTCGTCATCCGATCCAACAGGCGCATACGCTCGAAAAAGCTCAGGCGCTTCGCGATCTCGCGGTCGCGAGCGTAATTCGGGTTGTTCAGGACCTCGAGGTCGCGGAGCATCTCGGCGTCGATTTCGTCACTCTTGGCCTGTGGGGTCCGTGGTGCCGCCGGCGCTTCGGCGGCGCGCGCGGCCGCAGGCACCAGGCTCAGCAGCGCCGCAAGAGACAGCCTGGCCAGGTCGCGACGCCCGGAGCGATCGAGGGGCATGGGTGCCGATCATCCCTCGCCGCGCGTCGGCAAGCTGTCGAGCCGCTCGATGACATCGAAGTCCTCGAGGAGGTCGAGCTTCTGGACCACGTCGAGGTGGGCGATCACGTCGAGGCGGCTCGCCAGGATGGCGTTCTCCATCACGGCCGGGTCATTCGGGATCTGGCCGTGGCCCGGCAGGCCGATATAGACCAGCACCGCGACGAAACTCGCCGCCACGGCCATCTGGAACGGGCGGAGCGGCCAGCTCCACCCGGCCCAGCCGCGGCTCCCGCCACGCTCGAGCTTCTCGCGCAGCTCGGCGCGGTAGGCGCCCCAGTGCACGGGCGGCGGCTCGGGCGCAGTGCGCCTGAGCTCCGCGATCACATCCTTGAACTCGTCTTCTGGGAACTCGTCTTCCGGGAACTCGTCTTCCGGGAACTCATCTTCCGGCAGCCTACTCATCCCTCGTCTCCCACGCGGCGCTTGAGCGCCGAGTACGCGCGGTGCAGGTGCACCCGCACCGTCGCCTCCGACAACTGCAGTACCGCGGCGATCTCCTTGGTGGACAGCTCCTCGCGGCATTGGAGCAGCACCGCCGCCCTCTGCTGCGGCGAAAGCTCGTCCACGGCCTCCCACACGCGGCTCATGCGGTGATCCGTGACCATGGCGTCCGTCGGGTCGGTGAAGGGAGCCGCGAGGCGCTCCACGGGGTCGCCCGCATCGCGCCCCTCGTCCCTGCCGCCCCAGCCGACCAGCCGCCGCCAGCCGCGCCGCTTCCGTTGGTGATCGAGACAGCAGTTGACCAGGATCCGGTAGAACCAGGTCGAGAACTTGGCCTGACCGGCGAAGGATCCGGCCGACTCGTGGAGCCGGATGAAGGCTTCCTGTGAGCAGTCCTTGGCATCCTCCCCGTCCCGTACCACGGACCACGCGATGCGGTACGCCCGCTCCTGGTAACGCTCGACCAGCAGGTCAAAGGCTCCCCCGTCCCGTTGGGCGATTCGCCGGCATAGGTCTTCATCGGACGGCTCGAGCGTCTCCACTACAGGCGATCTTCGCATACGCTCGCCGAGCCGGCCAAACCCCCAGAATACCGCGCGCGTCGGGGCGTTTGCCCGACCCTGCCGCTGGTTCTCCACCCATGGCCATCTCCCGGTTCCCGAGCCCACCCGAGAACGCTCCTGTCAATTTGACGCAGCCGGGGACCATTGCGTTTACACCGGAAGCCACCGGGAGTGCTTGGACTCCCCGTTGTCCCGCCCAGGTTTCAACCCCGATGGAGATTCATCACCTAGGACGGCTGGCGGGAGGGCAGCGTTTACGGCGGGGAAGGACTAGTCTTGACGCACGTTTACGGACAGCCCTGCGCCCCGGCCGGCCTCGGCGAGGCTCACGTGCTCTACGACCAGGAGCAGGAGGCCCCAGACCGTAACGGGCACGAACTGCGAGGCGTGTAGCAGGAGCGAGAAGCCGAGGGCATCCGCTTTCCCAACGCCGAAAAAGGACAGCGCCAGGACGGTTGCCGCCTGGATGACGCCGATGAAGCCCGGGCTGGACGGCAGGCTCACGCCGAGGCCGATGAAGGCGATGACACAGAGGGCGGCTGTCATCGGCAGCTCCAGGCTCGCCGCCCGAAAGCCGGTCCACACGGACAGCACGATGACCACCCAGATCACGACCGACCAGACGGCGGTCGGCAGCAGCTGGCTGGGCCGCCGCATCCCCTGGAGCCCGTCGCTCATGGTGTCGTAGACGACGACCAGGCGGCGCTCGATGCCCGGCCAGCGGTAGGTGAGCGAGTGGATCAGGATGCGGCAGGGCAGGGGCGCCGCCGCGATCGCGACCAAGACGACCATCATCGCCAAGACCAGTCCAAGGAAGACCTCCGACGCCCAGGCCACCTCGCGCGGCGTCGGGATCTGGAAGAAGACGAAGGACAGCACGATGCCGACCGCCAGCCCGTCGAGCGCGCGCTCCACGACCAGCGTCGTCACCGTCGTCCAGAAGCGCTGGCCCCGCCGCGCTACGACGTAGACGCGCAGGACCTCGCCGGCTCTCAACGGCAGCAGGTTGTTGCCCATGTAACCGATCATCACGGCGTTGAAAAGGTGGGTCGGCCTGGCTTTCTGGGGGAAGAGGTAGCGCCAGCGCACGGCGCGGGCCCAGAGGGAGGCCAGGTTCAGCGCGATGCTGACCGTGAGCCAGCCCCACCGCGTGTCGGCGAGGCGCGCAGTGACGGCGCGCAGATCCACGTTCCAGAAGAGCCAGACCAGGAGGGCCGCGCTGATCGCGATCCCGAGGAGGATCTTGACCAGCCGCCCGGCGGAGGGCACGAGCGGCTAGAGCCCGAGCTGGGCGAGGACGGCGTCGAGCCGCGCGGGAACGCTCACAGGCCGGGTCGCGGACTCGAGCGCCGTGTCCGGGTCCTTGAGCCCATGCCCCGTGAGCGTAAGCACGATCGTGGAGCCGGGTTCGAAGCGCCCGGCCTTGACCATCTTGGCCAGGCCGGCCACCGTCGCGCACGAGGCGGGCTCCATGAAGATGCCTTCTTCGCGGGCCAGCAGGCGATACCCGCGGATGATTTCCTCGTCGGTGACGGCGTCGATCCATCCCTGCGAGTCCTGGAGCGCTTCCTTGGCGAGCCCCCAGGAAGCGGGGTTGCCGATGCGGATGGCGGTGGCGAGCGTCTTGGGCTCGAGGATGACCCGGTTTTCCACGATGGGCGCGGCGCCCGCGGCCTGGAAGCCGACCATCTTCGGCAACTCCTTGGCGATGCCCGCCCGGTGGTACTCCCGGTAGCCCCGCCAGTAGGCCGAGATGTTGCCCGCGTTGCCCACGGGGATCAGGTGGTAGTCGGGCGCGCGCCCGAGCTGGTCCACGACCTCGAACGCGCCCGTCTTCTGCCCCTCGAGGCGGAAGGGATTCAGGCTGTTGACGAGCGTGACCGGGTGGCGCTCGGCTATCTGGGTGACGATCGACAGCGCCTGGTCGAAGTTGCCGTCCATCACGAGCACCGTCGCGCCGTGGATGGCGGCCTGCGAGAGCTTGCCGATGGCGACCGCGCCCTTGGGCACCATGACGAAGGCGCGAATGCCGGCCCGCGCCGCGTAGGCCGCGGCCGAGGCCGAGGTGTTGCCGGTCGAGGCGCAGATGACCGCCCGCGAGCCGGATTCCACGGCCTTGGAGATGGCCACGGTCATCCCGCGGTCCTTGAAGGAGCCCGTCGGGTTGAAGCCCTCGCACTTGAGGAAGATCCGCAGGCTCGGGTCGGTGGCTTCCGCGAGCCGCGGGGCGGGGATGAGCGGCGTGTTGCCTTCGTGGAGCGTGACCACCGGGGTGCTCGGCGACACCGGCAGGAACTGCCGGTAGCGCTCGATGACACCGGGCCACGCGTTCATGCCGGCTCCACGCGGATCATGGTGGTGCGCGCCGCCACCACCGGCAGCTTGTCGATGGCCTGGAGCGCCGCGCGCATGTCCCGCTCCCGCGCCTCGTGGGTCATCATCACCACCGGCACCGCCTCGCCGTGGGCGCGCTCCTTCTGGAGCACCGAGACGAGCGAGATGTCGTGCTGCCCCAGGATGCCGGCGACCTGCGCGAGGACACCGGGCCGGTCCATCGCCATGACGCGCAGATAGTAGGACGACCGGATGTCCTCCATCCGCCGGAGCGGCAGCGGCCGCTCGCTGATCGAGGGCAGGTCGCCCTCCATGGCCGGGATGCCGTGGGCGACGCGCCGGGCGATCTCGAGCGTGTCCGACCAGACCGCCGACGCGGTGGGCAGCTGCCCCGCGCCCCGGCCGTAGAACATCAGGTTGCCGACATTGTCGCCGGTGATGAAGACGGCGTTGAAGACGCCCGACACCGCGGCCATCGGCGACCCGGCCGGGATCATGGTCGGGTGCACGCGGGCCTCGAGCGCGCCGTCGGCGGCTTTGGCGATGGCCAGGAGCTTGATCCGATAGCCGAGCTCGGCCGCGTTTAGGACGTCCTGCTGGGTGATCGCCGTGATGCCTTCCGTGTGGATGTCTTTGAGGTCCACGGCGGTGCGGAACGCGATCGTCGCCAGGATCTGGAGCTTGTGGGCCGAGTCCATGCCCTCGAGGTCGAGCGTGGGGTCGGACTCGGCGTAGCCGTGCGCCTGCGCCTCCTTGAGAACGACCGAGAAGTCGAGCCCCTCGTCGGCCATCTTCGAAAGGATGTAGTTGCAGGTGCCGTTGACGATGCCGAAGGCCGACAGCACGCGGTTCGCCGTCAGCCCGTCCTTGACGGCGCGGATGAGCGGGACACCCCCCGCCACGGCCGCCTCGAAGCCCAGCATGACGCGGTTGCGGCGCGCCGCCTCGAAGATCTCGGGGCCGTGGTGGGCCAGCAGCGCCTTGTTGGCGGTGACCACGTGCTTGCCCGCGTTGAGGGCCTTGAGGATGAAGGTGCGCGCCGGCTCGAGCCCGCCCACGAGCTCGATGACGACTTGGACCGCGGGGTCGTCGAGCACCCGCCCGGCGTCCGGGACGAGCGGGAGGCGCTTGAGATCGAGGCCTTCTCTCGGCCGCGTGGTGTCGGCGTCCGCGATGGCGTGCAAGGTCAGCCGGCACCCGGCGCGCTCCTGCATCTCGGCGCCGTGGGTCTGGAAGACTTTGACGACGCCGCTGCCGACCGTGCCGAGGCCGAGGAGGCCGATCTTGATCTCGTTCATGAGGGAGCCGTGAGCCGAGGCCCGCTGCGCGCCGGCGCCGTCAGCGGGCCGAGAGGGTCTTAAGGCCGCGGAGGGCCTGCTTGATGCGCTGCTCGTTTTCGACGAGGGCGAAACGGACATAGCCCTCTCCGTACTCGCCGAAGCCGATGCCCGGGGAGACCGCCACCTTGCACTCCTGGATGAGCATCTTGGAGAACTCGAGCGAGCCCATGGACCGGAACGACTCCGGGATGGGCGCCCAGACGAACATGGTCGCTTGCGGCTTCGGCACAGACCAGCCGAGCTTGTTGAGCCCGTCCACCAGGACGTCGCGGCGCTTGCGGTGGACCTCGACGATGTCCGCCACGCACTTCTGGTCTCCCTCGAGGGCGATGATGGCGGCGATCTGGATGGGCTGGAAGGCGCCGTAGTCGAGATACGACTTGATCCTGGCCAGCGCCTGGACCATGCGCGGGTTCCCGCACACGAAGCCCATCCGCCACCCCGGCATGTTGTACGACTTCGACAGCGAGAAGATCTCGACCCCGACCTCTTTGGCTCCCGGGACCTCGAGGAAGGAGGGGGGTCTGTAGCCGTCGAAGGCGAAGTCGGCGTAGGCGAAGTCGTGGACGACCATGAGCTCGTGCTCCTTGGCGAAGTCCACCACCCTGGCGAAGAAGTCGCGGTCCACGCACATCGTGGTCGGATTATGCGGGAAGGAGAGGATGAGGAGCTTGGCCTTGGGCCAGGACAGGCGCGCGGCCTCCTGCAGGCGCGCAACGAAGTCCTCGCCCGGCACCAGCGGCACGGAGCGCAGGTCCCCGTCGGCGATCACCACCGAGTACGAGTGGATGGGGTAGGTCGGGTTCGGCACCAGCACCCCGTCGCCCGGCTGGAGGACGGCGAGCGCGAGGTGGGCCATGCCCTCCTTGGCCCCTATCGTGGCGATGGCCTCGGTCTCGGGGTCGATCTCCACTCCGTAATGGTCCCGGTACCAGGTGGTGATGGCCTTCCGGAGCCGTGTGATGCCGCGGGAAGCCGAGTAGCGGTGATTCTTGGGGTTCTGGGCCGCCTCGATCAGCTTGTCAACGATGTGCTTGGGCGTGCCCAGGTCGGGGTTGCCCATGCCGAGATCGATGATGTCCTGCCCCTTCGCCCGAGCCTTGGTCTTGAGGTCGTTGACGATGGCGAAGACGTAGGGCGGAAGGCGCTTTATCCGGTAGAAGTCGTCCATGGCGGGTGTCGGAATGGCCAAATGATACTTCCGAGGCTCGCGGAG contains these protein-coding regions:
- a CDS encoding zinc-binding dehydrogenase; this encodes MGAASVIVVDQIPGRLELAKAFGADHALNFKDVPDRKERVKLVRQWTGGVGADVACDFVGFPAVIPEGIEMLRSGGTYLEIGTISRGATIELEPSLLVWGSKKIVGVIQYDPWVIPRALDFLVRTKTRWPWDRILSHKYPLEKINEAFAASEWHNKETTSITRAALTP
- a CDS encoding alcohol dehydrogenase catalytic domain-containing protein, yielding MPIPEVEPEGVLIRVTHANVCGSDLHFWRGDAALRLPDDGWIFGHEMTGRVAKLGSKVKTDSLGRPLKEGDRVAYTYFYPCGRCYACLNKEPAACPNKIERPLGPGAFPHLHGAFADHYHLRPGGAIFTVPDALPDEAVAGVNCVLSQVIYGLHVAGVRLGDSVVIQGAGGLSVSMLRPSPRTWAPRRSSWWTRSPAASSWRRPSAPITR
- a CDS encoding aspartate kinase, with protein sequence MGQLIVQKYGGSSVADPEKIKSVARRVAESAAKGHRMVVVVSAMGKTTDALVALVDAITPAPDPREIDMVLATGEQVTIGLLAMALQAMGRPACSFTGPQVGMVTDGVHTRARIRRITAERIHAALDAGKIVVVAGFQGMTESGDITTLGRGGSDLTSVALAAALKADVCEIFTDVDGVYTADPNVVPEARKLARVSYDEMLEMAALGAKVLQARSVEFAKKFAVPVHVRSSFKPDPGTLVTREDHSMEDVVVTGITHDRGQAKLSILRVPDRPGIASQVFGGLAKQNIVVDMIVQNVGRDGSTDISFTLPRDDRQRAETVLEAVAKEIGAGGVTADDRIAKVSIVGVGMRSHSGVAARVFSTLSKENINIQMISTSEIAISCVIEDKYTELAVRALHDAFELGKEPAA
- a CDS encoding DUF3106 domain-containing protein yields the protein MLTDRSYGWLPALALAACLAVPTVARAQAPASPPSTAPAQPGNSPVRGLERLSPEERAQAERNLQKWKEMTPEQRQGAIENYRHWQSLSPEERQTARQNQQRLRNMSPADRARVTEDFRRWQSLPEDRRRQLEAAHERFQRLPPEQRQRIERNAERWRQMPPEQRQPIERNAERWRQMTPEQRQQAREQYRQRQPGPGQPRPDGEDRPGGDGRPGGHVGPGGPRSRHLPR
- a CDS encoding sigma-70 family RNA polymerase sigma factor, with the translated sequence METLEPSDEDLCRRIAQRDGGAFDLLVERYQERAYRIAWSVVRDGEDAKDCSQEAFIRLHESAGSFAGQAKFSTWFYRILVNCCLDHQRKRRGWRRLVGWGGRDEGRDAGDPVERLAAPFTDPTDAMVTDHRMSRVWEAVDELSPQQRAAVLLQCREELSTKEIAAVLQLSEATVRVHLHRAYSALKRRVGDEG
- a CDS encoding lysylphosphatidylglycerol synthase transmembrane domain-containing protein encodes the protein MPSAGRLVKILLGIAISAALLVWLFWNVDLRAVTARLADTRWGWLTVSIALNLASLWARAVRWRYLFPQKARPTHLFNAVMIGYMGNNLLPLRAGEVLRVYVVARRGQRFWTTVTTLVVERALDGLAVGIVLSFVFFQIPTPREVAWASEVFLGLVLAMMVVLVAIAAAPLPCRILIHSLTYRWPGIERRLVVVYDTMSDGLQGMRRPSQLLPTAVWSVVIWVVIVLSVWTGFRAASLELPMTAALCVIAFIGLGVSLPSSPGFIGVIQAATVLALSFFGVGKADALGFSLLLHASQFVPVTVWGLLLLVVEHVSLAEAGRGAGLSVNVRQD
- the thrC gene encoding threonine synthase, with amino-acid sequence MNAWPGVIERYRQFLPVSPSTPVVTLHEGNTPLIPAPRLAEATDPSLRIFLKCEGFNPTGSFKDRGMTVAISKAVESGSRAVICASTGNTSASAAAYAARAGIRAFVMVPKGAVAIGKLSQAAIHGATVLVMDGNFDQALSIVTQIAERHPVTLVNSLNPFRLEGQKTGAFEVVDQLGRAPDYHLIPVGNAGNISAYWRGYREYHRAGIAKELPKMVGFQAAGAAPIVENRVILEPKTLATAIRIGNPASWGLAKEALQDSQGWIDAVTDEEIIRGYRLLAREEGIFMEPASCATVAGLAKMVKAGRFEPGSTIVLTLTGHGLKDPDTALESATRPVSVPARLDAVLAQLGL
- a CDS encoding homoserine dehydrogenase, which produces MNEIKIGLLGLGTVGSGVVKVFQTHGAEMQERAGCRLTLHAIADADTTRPREGLDLKRLPLVPDAGRVLDDPAVQVVIELVGGLEPARTFILKALNAGKHVVTANKALLAHHGPEIFEAARRNRVMLGFEAAVAGGVPLIRAVKDGLTANRVLSAFGIVNGTCNYILSKMADEGLDFSVVLKEAQAHGYAESDPTLDLEGMDSAHKLQILATIAFRTAVDLKDIHTEGITAITQQDVLNAAELGYRIKLLAIAKAADGALEARVHPTMIPAGSPMAAVSGVFNAVFITGDNVGNLMFYGRGAGQLPTASAVWSDTLEIARRVAHGIPAMEGDLPSISERPLPLRRMEDIRSSYYLRVMAMDRPGVLAQVAGILGQHDISLVSVLQKERAHGEAVPVVMMTHEARERDMRAALQAIDKLPVVAARTTMIRVEPA
- the alaC gene encoding alanine transaminase, translated to MDDFYRIKRLPPYVFAIVNDLKTKARAKGQDIIDLGMGNPDLGTPKHIVDKLIEAAQNPKNHRYSASRGITRLRKAITTWYRDHYGVEIDPETEAIATIGAKEGMAHLALAVLQPGDGVLVPNPTYPIHSYSVVIADGDLRSVPLVPGEDFVARLQEAARLSWPKAKLLILSFPHNPTTMCVDRDFFARVVDFAKEHELMVVHDFAYADFAFDGYRPPSFLEVPGAKEVGVEIFSLSKSYNMPGWRMGFVCGNPRMVQALARIKSYLDYGAFQPIQIAAIIALEGDQKCVADIVEVHRKRRDVLVDGLNKLGWSVPKPQATMFVWAPIPESFRSMGSLEFSKMLIQECKVAVSPGIGFGEYGEGYVRFALVENEQRIKQALRGLKTLSAR